A segment of the Nostoc sp. TCL26-01 genome:
ACAAGTAATCGCACCACCATCACCACCACAACCACCACAACCACCACAACCACCACAACCACCACAAACACCACAACTGATAAATAATAAAAATCTATTCACAGTGGTGGGAGATACCTTGCAATTGCAAATAACTCTGACTCAAGAAAATAGCGATGAAGTAGACGAAATTGGGGTATTTGTTGTTGATGATGAACAAGGCAGAGTTAACGGCTTACTACCAGGAGAAGCGGGATATTTAGCAGCTGCATTCAATCCCAATCGTTCTCAACCAGCACAAGTAATTTTCTCGACATTAAGCAATAACTTATTCCCGCAATTCACCTCAGTTAAAAACTTGAAATTTAAGGCAGGCGATCGCTTACAGTTTTATCTAGTCCAAAATAGTACCACAGACTTAGTTATCGCTGGTAAAAGTAATCGTGTACTGTTCGGGAATGCAGTTAATAGTAGTGGACAATTTATCACCCTCAGTACAGAAGAATTGAGCAATGGTAATTTTAAACTGCGTTGGCAAAACCAAGGTAATGGTAATTCCCAAAAGTTTGATGATATCGAAATTGAATTGCAAATTACTAACACCAATTCCCCCCTTGGGACAGATTTGCAAGGAGAATATCAAAGTGAAGTCATTGATTTACGAGAGTTTAGCGGTCAAACTTTAAATGCTACTTTTACTATCTGGCGGGAAGCTAGGTTTAATAATGTCGCTGGACTCTATGTAGTAGAAAATTCTCAAGGTTCTGTGCGCGATCAATTTGGTGTCTTAGTCAATCCCGGTGATGCACGTTATATAGAAGTCGCATTACAAAAACGACTAATTGATCTAGAGTTAAAAGTGAGCGATCGCTCGCAAACAAACATCGATATTCAACTCCAAGGAGGGCAGATTTTAGCACCTTTCTTAATTGTTGACGGCACAATCAATCAACTCACAGATAACAACGCCAATAACAATCCCAATATTTATTTCCCCTACCTGGGAGCTAACAAAGATGGCTTTGATCATCTGCGGTTATTAGGTAATAATCACTTCGGTTTTGAAGACCTACCCGGAGGAGGAGATAACGATTACAATGACGTTGTTTTTAAATTAGATTTACAACCAATTGCCATCGTTTAACAAATTAGATGTAGGGTGTGTTATGCCGTAGGCTAAGAGGATGTTTTAAAAGTGATTGACTGTGATTTTAAGCACTGGCTGATCCCCCCTAACCCCCCTTAAAAAGGAAATGAATTAAAGTCCCCCTTTTTAAGAGGAGCCAGTTGCGTGGGCGGGTTTCCCAACTTGAGCAAACTGGCGTGGATTTAGGGGGATCTAAAACGTTTTGTTACAGACAAGAGGACTTTTCAAACAACCTCTAACACACCAAAAAAACCTTTGGTTGGTACTACTAAACCCCCACACCCCTTTTCAAACCCGTGTTTATTAAAGTCCTATTTCTTAAACTACCAAAACCAAAACGCACTAGCATCTTTCAATCAACCCGATTAGTATTAGCCTGTGGAGTCCTGGGAGTTGGCTTAACATTTCTTGTCCAGCATCTTTTAAGTATTCGCAGTAGTCGGGCTTATATCAACGGTGATATCGTCTATATCCGTGCGCCCATCGCCGGCAATTTACAATTAAATAATCAATATGTGCCTGGAGAATGGATAGAATCTAATACAGTTTTAGGGCAAGTATCCAACCCCAGAGCGAATACCTTAATTTTACGCCGAGAAGAATTAAAAACTCAATTGAGTGTTGCTCAAAAATCATTGCTGAGTCTGAATAATCAAGCTAGCACCTATGAAAAAATCCTCAACAAACTCGATGGTAAAATTCATAGATACGACCAGCAACTTACTCAACAAAAGCTCTTACAAAATCAACAACAAAAATTAGAACTAGCTCAAACCCAAAGAGATATTAATCAATCTTATGCCGAGTTATCACAACAAAAAGAAGCAGCAGCGATCGCCGAAAAAGAAGCACAGCGTTATCAAAAATTAGCGCAGGAACAGGTAGTATCAGCTAGTCAAGCGGAAAAACTCAAATCCGTGGCTAAACAATTGCAAGAAAATGTGAATAAAGCAACGGAATCTTATCAACAATCTGTACAGCAACTACAAATCAACGAAGCTAATTTATCATCTGTACAAATTAACTTTATGCTAAGAGTCGGTGACACAGAAAATCGTCAACAACAATTACTGATTCATCAACAAGATTTAGCTAAAGAATTGATAGGGATTCAGCAAAAAAAAATTAGTACCGATGGAGAAATTCAAGCCATTAAGACTGAATTAAATAAAATTGAAAAACAATTAAAAATAGATTCCTTAGCAGCTATTAAACCTGCCTTTCCTGGGCCTATTTGGTCAATTAAATCCCGTAGCCATGAATATTTAGAAGCTAATGAAGTAATTTTGGCAATGGTGAATTGTCGTAACCGTTGGGTTGAAGCTTTAGTTTCCGAACAAAGTGCAGCCCAACTCTCGCCAGGAATGGCTGTACAAATCAAACTCTTAGGTGAAACTCAGCAACGCTGGCGTGGCGAAATTTTAGCAATTCGCGCCGGAGTCGGACGAATGAGTGCGGGGGAAGATGTGGTTGGTTTACTCAAAGATTTACCTCAACGCCAAGTGGCTTTACGCATCGGCGTAGAGTGGACAGAACCGACAAATTCCCAAGAGTTTTGTTTTGTCGGACGCAGTGCAGAAGTAGTGATTCCCCGCTTTGGGAAGAAAAATTGATAATTCGTAATTATAGCGTTTCTTAATCTGATGCTAATAAAACCAAAAAAACCTCCGCGCACCTCCGCGCTTTCCTCCGCGTCCCTCTGCGTTTAAAATTATTCCTCCCGTACCTCACTGACTGAGTAATTGTTATCAGAAAGTCTAATCTGGTTTACAGCATTATTTTGAAAAAACGGTCTAAATGCAAGTGAAAAATTTATGGTGGTTTTATTCTGCTTTAGTAATTGTTTTGGGATGGAGTATTGTTGATTTAGATATAGACTTATCAGAGTGGGAAATTGCCTTCATGGCTTGGCTAGAAGCCTGTCATCACTTTTTTGCACCCACAGAAGCGGGGTTGTTGCAGATATGCTTACCCACTGGCTGTAGTCTAGTGGCTGCGCTGTTACTAAAATATTTTTCCCCTCAACCTGGGTATTGGAGTCGATTAATTGCAGCGATAATTGCGATCGCTCTAGTTACAGAGTATATGCTTTGGCGATTGTTGGGTACTCTCTATTTACCTAATTTTTGGATTGGTAGCTTGAGCGTGTTATTTTTCCTAGCCGAGCTATTGAATTATATCAGTATGATCAGCTTCTATGGGCAAACTGTGATGGTACGCGATCGCACTCAAGAAGCAGACTATTTATCTCCCGCAATTATTCATGGTGATTATCAACCAACTGTTGATATTTTAATTCCCACTTATAATGAGTCTCTCGATATTCTGACTCGTACAGTTATCGGTTGTCAGTTAATTAATTATTCCCAGAAAAAGATTTATCTTTTAGATGATGGTTGTCGTCCAGAAGTAGAAAAATTAGCTCAAGATTTAGGCTGCTTTTATATTGCTCGCATTGATCGTTCCCATGCCAAAGCAGGTAATATTAATCATGCTTTAAAATTCACATCAGGAGAATTGATTACTAGCTTCGATGCTGATTTTGTACCTACGGAAAATTTTTTAGAACGTACAGTTGGCTTCTTTCAAAATCCCCAAATTGCCCTAATCCAAACCCCACAAAACTTTTATAATACATCTTCTTTTTTAGTCAATTTAAAAGTTGATCATCTCGTGAGTAACGATGTTGATTTATCTTTTCAGTACATGGAAGCTGGCAGAGATGCTTTAGATTCACCCCTATGTTCGGGAACATCCTTTATCATTCGTCGCAGCGCCTTAGCAAAAATTGGTGGTATTCCCACTCAAAGTATCACTGAAGATTTTTACACCTCAATGCAACTCCTCAACCAAGGCTATAAAGTTATTTATTTAAATGAGTTAATATCTGCCGGGGCTGCACCAGAAAATATCAGTGCTTATATCAATCAAAAATTACGCTGGGCGCAAGGCAATTTACAATTACTTTTCTGTCCGCAACATCCACCACTATTTTATTCAGGACTGAATTTAATTCAGCGTCTAGTACATTTCTCAGCCATTATTTTTTGGTGTACTGCCATCACCCGCTTATTTTACTTACTCCTACCAGCTTTTTCACTACTCTTTGGCATCTTTGCTATCAAGCCAACACTGCCAGGAATTTTAATTTTCTTCTTACCCTATTATATTTTTAATCTATGTATTTTTAATTGGATTAATGGTGGATTGAGGTCAATTATTTGGTCAGATGTCTTTGATATTTTAATGTGTTTTCCAGTAACTATTGCTGTATGTAAAACTTTAATTGCCCCATTTGGTAGTAGATTTAAAGTTACGCCTAAAGGTGTGGTGTTATCAAAAATCAATATGAACTGGCAATTAGGAATACCTCTAATATTAGTTGCAGTCGCTTACTGTATTGGGTTGTTCCGCCACTTATCAGGAATTGCTGAACCCACTGATGAAGTTGCTAGTTTAGGGGTGACTTTAATTTGGAGTTTTTACAATTTAGCCTTATTAAGTGTTTGTATTCAGTCAACCATTGAAGTTCCCCAAGAACGAATATTTATCAGATTTAAACATAATTTAACTTGTAAATTCAAGTCATTAACAGCAATTTGGGATGCTCAAACTGTTGACTTGTCAGAAGGAGGAGCTTTAATCAAGATTCCGGCAACTATATCACTATCTCAAGTACCAGAAACAGCACATTTGTCTATCCCGACAATTACAGATACAGATTTTTCAGTTAAAATTGTCAGAAAATTTACCGACAAAAAACATATTTATCTAGGGCTAGAATTTAGCCAACTTTCATTATTACAAACTAGAAATTTAGTCAAATTTCTGTTTTGTCGTCCTCACCTTTGGCAACCAAAAAGAACTACAGAAATCCAAGCTGCTAGCGCATTTTTAAAAACAGTCTTACGCTTTTATCCCCTAGCAGAAGCCAGAGGCAAGTTAAACTTTTAGCTGAAACAGCAGAAGATGTCTTGAACCTTCTATAGGACTAGTATTTGATTATTGAAAAAAATCAGTACCAGTGGAGGAACTTCTTACCTATTGCCTATTGCCTATTGCCTATTGCCTATTCCCTACCTACGCAAACTATTTCAGTAATCAAATCGGATTCCTATATAGCGGTTCCCACTCTAATGGGGTACAAAATTATATTGCAAGGTGTAGGGGCAATTCATGTAGCCGAAGGCTTAAGGCAGGGTATTGCCCCTACGGGTGTACCTCACGTGAACGAGAACCGCTATAAAAGTCAAAATATTTATCGAAACATAAATTTGCCTAAATATTAATAATGGAAGCAGACATTTTAAATCTGCTTCCATAAAATCTTTTTAAACTTACAGCCAAATTCTTAAAACAAGCCTAGAAGGATGATGAAAGTCAAGCCACAGAAGGCAAGTAAAGTAATAATCAAGATATTGCCTATACTGTGGTCAGGGGTTGTTAATTTTTGTGTATTTTCCGTCATATAAATGAACCCCATTTCAATTAGATTGGGTAAGCAACATTGCTATGCTCAAACTATGCTTTGTTGCTGTATTGATTGTAACTTTACTCTATGTTCAAAGATTGTTATTTTTTCATTAATTTATTATCGTCATTTCTTCAACCCCTACACCCTTACACCCCTAGACCCTCTAATTCTTACTTATTTGAAAGGAAACAGGGAACAGGGAACACAGATGTACTGAGTTCTTTCCAGAAATCAAATATGATTCCTATATTGGCGATAATTTGTCCTCCGTATCGTTGCACTTTACGTACTGGTCAACCTATTGTTTTACGTGGGAGTGATGGATTACAAGATGGTAATCCTGACAAAGTACCAACTAGCTAACAGTGCAACATCTTACTTTCTACTTTGGCAAATAAGGGTATTTCAATCCAAAACTCAGATCCTTTACCCAATTCAGACTGACATCGTAGTATACCAGAGTGTTTTTCTACAACAATTTGGTAACTAATTGATAAACCCAACCCTGTACCTTGACCAACAGGCTTTGTCGTAAAAAATGGGTCAAATAACTTTTGCTGTACCTGTGGAGACATACCTGAGCCATTATCAGCAATCCTGACTACAACTCGGTCATGCTTCATCAATTCAGTCTGAATAGTTATTTGAGGATTATTGATTGTTGGAGAATCGATGAAAGCATCAATAGCATTATTAATAATATTCATAAATACCTGATTTAGTTGTCCTGCATGACACTCTACTAGAGGTAGGTTGCCATATTCTTTAACAATTTCAATTTGAGAATGCTGTGGTGTTGCTTTCAAACGATTCTGCAAAATTAATAATGTACTTTCAATGCCATCATGAATATCAACTTCTTTCATTTCTGCTTCATCAAGTCGGGAGAAATTGCGTAAAGATAAGACAATTTGCTGAATGCGCTGAGAACCCATTTTCATCGAATCAAGAATTTTTGGTAAGTCTTCTTGGAGAAATTCTAAATCCATGTTTTCAATCTGTTCTCTAATTTTTTCTCCCACATAAGGAAATTCTTCCTGATAGAGACGTACTAGTTCTAATAACTCGTGAGTATATTCACTAGCGTGAGTAATATTGCCATAAATAAAATTTATCGGGTTGTTAATTTCATGAGCAACTCCGGCTACCAACTGACCTAAGCTAGACATTTTTTCCGTTTGAATCAGTTGTGCTTGAGTGTGTTGCAGTTCTTGTAGAGTCTGTTGCAGTTCCAACTCGGCTTGCTTCCGTTCTGAAACTTCTAATGCTAAAAGTTGATTCATATCAGTTAATTCAGTATTTTTCAGCAGTGTTTCGCGGGCTTGAGCTAACTTGACTGCCATATGGTTAAATGATTGAGCTAAATCCTCAATTTCATCACCTGTATTAATATCTAACCGATAATCAAAATTACCCATAGCAATTTCTGCTGTACCAAGCTGTAAATGCTCTAAAGATTTAATAGTTGGTTGCCAAATCAAGATAAATTTACCAATCAATAGAATCAGAATTACAGACACAACTACAAAAGAGATAATTTTCTGCACTTGATGAAGATTTTCTAAGTCTTGTTCTACCAATAAACGCTGTTTATAAGCACGTTTAATTAGTACATCAAGGAACAGTTCAATATCTCTGTTAAAGGAATTAATCGCGCGAAAATACTGCTGTGAATCAGCTAAATAAGTCGGACTAGAACTTTGCTGAGTTAATTGGGTTGACATTTGATTAAGTAATTCATGGCGGCGACGAATCACCGATATTTTGGCATTATTTGGCAACAACTTGTCTAATTTATTCAGAGAGGCGATAAACTGTGTGTGAAACAGTTCTAGCTCTTGGGTGTTTTTTTTAAATAAGACAATATCTTTGAGGGCGATAATTTCTGACTTGAGCGAATTGTCTGCTTCTAAAATAGTCTTAATAGTTTCGGTGCTTTCGTAACTTTTCTCTCGGACAGTTTCTTTAATTTGCTGTACAACTACAGTATTGCCGATAAGAATAGCCACTACTAGCCCGACAGATATAGCAGAACCTGTAAAGAACTTGGTAGAGATTTTCATTTTTTAGGAATAGAGATTAAATTGAGTTCTTGCCGGAGTTGCTGAATAGGAGTATAGTCGTCAGGACTAACAAGAGTATATCCAGCCGACTCGGCTCCTAATATATCTTCAATACCATCTGGGCTAGCTACAAAAACTTGTTTTAGCTGCTGGATTAATTCAGGTGATAATTTCTCAGAAACCACTATGGGAAAATTGGGTATGGGCGCAGATTCCCAAATTAATCTATATTTTTCTGGTGTAATCTGACCATTTTTTTGTTGCTTGAAGTAATAAGAAACATTAGTTGCCGCAGCATCAACAATGCCATCCTCCAAAGCTGTCATGCTTTTGCTGTGGGTTCCAGCATAGATAACTTCAGCAAAATCTTGCTCAGGATTAATACCCAGTTTTTTTAGAGATACTAATGGCATAAGATATCCAGAAGCAGATAATTTATCAACAAAAGCAACTCGCTTGCCTTTGAGGTCTTTTAAAGTTTTAATAGAACTATTTGCTTTGACAATAATACAGGCTCGATACCAAGGTTGACCCGTGTGTTTATCGATGGCAGTAGCTAATGGCTGAATTTTTGCACCTTTTTCTACTGCCTCAAGATAAGTTACAGTTCCTAAATAGGCCAAGTCAAGCTTGTTTTGTAGCAGTAAGTTTTCAATTTCCTGATAATTTTTAGCTATTAAGAAATCAACTTTTCTCCCCAGAGATTGTTCTAAATATTCATCTAAAGGTTGAATCATCTGTTCTTGCTCTGTGAGAGTTTGGGTAGACAATACACCAATAGTTAATTTGGGTAAATTATTTTTGCTGCTAGATAGTGCAGATGTATTATAGTAGGCTGTACCTTGTCTCTCTCTAGTCCTCCTCAAAGCTGGAACATCAGGATTTTCCACAGGTTGATTACTAGATAGGTTATCAGTGCAGCCCATACCGATGAGGGGGGCGATCGCTGCTAAGATTAAGTATCTGCTAACAAGCCACTGTAAGGCTTTTTGCATAGGCTTCCACTCACATATAGATAGCTCAAACAAATTCTAGGATTTTCATTGTTTCCCCAGACTTGGCTAAATATATGGTTCCCCAGAGGAATGTCACGTTAACACTAGTACTTCGTCAACCCAAAAGTAACAGGTGAGGTTGGGACTGAGGATTAGAGAAAAAGTTTTAATGGTTCAACAATATTAGGATTTTTTTGTTGGTAAATCCATATATTGTTATTGCAAGAATTCAAATGCTTAATTATTCAACTTCTAATTGATACAAACGCAGACCTTGTTTAGCACTCAAGTCAAACTTTAACCCAACTTCCATCCCAGCAGTTGTTTGTAAATCATTCACTGGGTTACCATTAAGTTGAATACTGTTGATAGCAACCAAATAGCAACAAGATGTCTCTTCATTAACTAAGAAAATTTTGTTTCCAATCGATAATTTAATTTCTTCAACTATTGCAACTCCCGCATTAGGCTTCTTGAACCACTCAGTGATCTTGCCAACTTCTCTAATCTGCCCGATTAATTCCTTGCGTTTAATAACCTGATAAGTTATTAATTCAGCAAGTGCTTGAGACAAAGCATCTACAAAGTCGCATAATTCTAATAATGCACTAGCACCTAGTACCTCATCAGGAAAACCATGTGCTGCATCATTACGATAGCCAATAAATTCATTAAGTTCCCCTTCTACAGTATTTTGGCTACCTCTAATTTCTTTTAAAAAATATTTAATGGATCTATGGTTCTCAACCCATACCCAAGCGTCTGATATGCCAGCATTTGCAAATAATCTAACTAAAGCGTCCTTGCGTAAGTTCTGTTCGTGAATGAGAAACGCATCTGGCAATAATTCGTACTTTTTCTCACCACTAGTGCCATAAAATAGACCTTGGACAACTTTCTCAGACGAGAGGTGTTTATATCGGTGTTTATTAAGTTCAGTTAGTAATTTTCCTACTCCCACCCGGTGAGTATTTCTGATTTTTTCTTCTAAATTTGAATAGCAAGGATATAACTCTGTTAAAAGTATTAACCAATCACTAATTAATTCTTCTACAAAACTCTCATAGATTGCGTATAAGCGTGTTATTGCACTACAGTGATCATAAACTCTCCATTCTTTCGCTGTCGGTATATCTTGCAAAATTTGACTGAGGATTACGTCTGTTTCTTCGCATATTTCTGCTTTAATTAAAGCACTCGAAGCGAATGAAATTCCCATCAACCTATCATTGGTTTTAATAATAGAACGGACAGTATTAATATTAACTTTTACCCTCATTAAAATATTCTGAAACATCGCTCTTTAACCTGCGATGACTCGATATAGCATTTCGTCAAATAATCTGATTCTTTCTTTAATATCAGATTGGGTTCTACCTCCCCCTGTAAATATTTTTGATGTATCTTTTCTAAACAATTTTTGTGTTTCTTCAATTACTATTAACTTCCTATCGACTAAAATATTTGCATTTGCTAAATGTCTACTAAATCCAACCATAACTGCATCATAATAAGCTTTATAAGCATTTTCTTTCCATGTGTCAGTATTGGGATCAAATGGCTTAAATAAATTGTTTGAATAGATTTGATGTACTAAATTGATAGTCTCGATAAAAATATTTTTGAGAATTTCGATATCTTCGTCAGAAAAATTTAAACTTTTCATCATATATAGATCAAGAAATCCTTCCATTCCTCTACGGAAATCTTCTACATGACGTAAAGCAAAAAAACGAAGAACTAATTCGGCATCTTCCATTTTTTTATATAGATTGTTTTCATGCAGATTTTTCTCATTATCAAGTGGGATTCCCCAGGCATCTGCAAATATAGGATTATCTGCTAGTTCAAGTAAGAGTTGATTAAATTTACCATAATACAGACAATTACGTATTTCCTGACGACTTAAAGCGACACCACCTGTATTGAGTCTTTCAAAGGCAAGTTGCTTTAATAACAACGCTTCTTCAGGATCAGATGCTGACTCCGTAATCAAAACTATAGATGATATGGAGC
Coding sequences within it:
- a CDS encoding HlyD family efflux transporter periplasmic adaptor subunit, translating into MFIKVLFLKLPKPKRTSIFQSTRLVLACGVLGVGLTFLVQHLLSIRSSRAYINGDIVYIRAPIAGNLQLNNQYVPGEWIESNTVLGQVSNPRANTLILRREELKTQLSVAQKSLLSLNNQASTYEKILNKLDGKIHRYDQQLTQQKLLQNQQQKLELAQTQRDINQSYAELSQQKEAAAIAEKEAQRYQKLAQEQVVSASQAEKLKSVAKQLQENVNKATESYQQSVQQLQINEANLSSVQINFMLRVGDTENRQQQLLIHQQDLAKELIGIQQKKISTDGEIQAIKTELNKIEKQLKIDSLAAIKPAFPGPIWSIKSRSHEYLEANEVILAMVNCRNRWVEALVSEQSAAQLSPGMAVQIKLLGETQQRWRGEILAIRAGVGRMSAGEDVVGLLKDLPQRQVALRIGVEWTEPTNSQEFCFVGRSAEVVIPRFGKKN
- a CDS encoding glycosyltransferase family 2 protein, translating into MQVKNLWWFYSALVIVLGWSIVDLDIDLSEWEIAFMAWLEACHHFFAPTEAGLLQICLPTGCSLVAALLLKYFSPQPGYWSRLIAAIIAIALVTEYMLWRLLGTLYLPNFWIGSLSVLFFLAELLNYISMISFYGQTVMVRDRTQEADYLSPAIIHGDYQPTVDILIPTYNESLDILTRTVIGCQLINYSQKKIYLLDDGCRPEVEKLAQDLGCFYIARIDRSHAKAGNINHALKFTSGELITSFDADFVPTENFLERTVGFFQNPQIALIQTPQNFYNTSSFLVNLKVDHLVSNDVDLSFQYMEAGRDALDSPLCSGTSFIIRRSALAKIGGIPTQSITEDFYTSMQLLNQGYKVIYLNELISAGAAPENISAYINQKLRWAQGNLQLLFCPQHPPLFYSGLNLIQRLVHFSAIIFWCTAITRLFYLLLPAFSLLFGIFAIKPTLPGILIFFLPYYIFNLCIFNWINGGLRSIIWSDVFDILMCFPVTIAVCKTLIAPFGSRFKVTPKGVVLSKINMNWQLGIPLILVAVAYCIGLFRHLSGIAEPTDEVASLGVTLIWSFYNLALLSVCIQSTIEVPQERIFIRFKHNLTCKFKSLTAIWDAQTVDLSEGGALIKIPATISLSQVPETAHLSIPTITDTDFSVKIVRKFTDKKHIYLGLEFSQLSLLQTRNLVKFLFCRPHLWQPKRTTEIQAASAFLKTVLRFYPLAEARGKLNF
- a CDS encoding sensor histidine kinase; translation: MKISTKFFTGSAISVGLVVAILIGNTVVVQQIKETVREKSYESTETIKTILEADNSLKSEIIALKDIVLFKKNTQELELFHTQFIASLNKLDKLLPNNAKISVIRRRHELLNQMSTQLTQQSSSPTYLADSQQYFRAINSFNRDIELFLDVLIKRAYKQRLLVEQDLENLHQVQKIISFVVVSVILILLIGKFILIWQPTIKSLEHLQLGTAEIAMGNFDYRLDINTGDEIEDLAQSFNHMAVKLAQARETLLKNTELTDMNQLLALEVSERKQAELELQQTLQELQHTQAQLIQTEKMSSLGQLVAGVAHEINNPINFIYGNITHASEYTHELLELVRLYQEEFPYVGEKIREQIENMDLEFLQEDLPKILDSMKMGSQRIQQIVLSLRNFSRLDEAEMKEVDIHDGIESTLLILQNRLKATPQHSQIEIVKEYGNLPLVECHAGQLNQVFMNIINNAIDAFIDSPTINNPQITIQTELMKHDRVVVRIADNGSGMSPQVQQKLFDPFFTTKPVGQGTGLGLSISYQIVVEKHSGILRCQSELGKGSEFWIEIPLFAKVESKMLHC
- the phnD gene encoding phosphate/phosphite/phosphonate ABC transporter substrate-binding protein: MQKALQWLVSRYLILAAIAPLIGMGCTDNLSSNQPVENPDVPALRRTRERQGTAYYNTSALSSSKNNLPKLTIGVLSTQTLTEQEQMIQPLDEYLEQSLGRKVDFLIAKNYQEIENLLLQNKLDLAYLGTVTYLEAVEKGAKIQPLATAIDKHTGQPWYRACIIVKANSSIKTLKDLKGKRVAFVDKLSASGYLMPLVSLKKLGINPEQDFAEVIYAGTHSKSMTALEDGIVDAAATNVSYYFKQQKNGQITPEKYRLIWESAPIPNFPIVVSEKLSPELIQQLKQVFVASPDGIEDILGAESAGYTLVSPDDYTPIQQLRQELNLISIPKK
- a CDS encoding MAE_28990/MAE_18760 family HEPN-like nuclease, whose protein sequence is MFQNILMRVKVNINTVRSIIKTNDRLMGISFASSALIKAEICEETDVILSQILQDIPTAKEWRVYDHCSAITRLYAIYESFVEELISDWLILLTELYPCYSNLEEKIRNTHRVGVGKLLTELNKHRYKHLSSEKVVQGLFYGTSGEKKYELLPDAFLIHEQNLRKDALVRLFANAGISDAWVWVENHRSIKYFLKEIRGSQNTVEGELNEFIGYRNDAAHGFPDEVLGASALLELCDFVDALSQALAELITYQVIKRKELIGQIREVGKITEWFKKPNAGVAIVEEIKLSIGNKIFLVNEETSCCYLVAINSIQLNGNPVNDLQTTAGMEVGLKFDLSAKQGLRLYQLEVE
- a CDS encoding DUF262 domain-containing protein — protein: MNLAPTERRMWGKSPSKNHINMSDPAINQKYESGEQRILTEMNREKLPSFVEALKKPGYMDVRPFYQRRTRWDYKMQSRLIESFLINIPVPPIVLYEKEFNCYEVMDGQQRITALRDFYDNRLKLTGLELWPELNGRTYANLPTKIRAGIDRRSISSIVLITESASDPEEALLLKQLAFERLNTGGVALSRQEIRNCLYYGKFNQLLLELADNPIFADAWGIPLDNEKNLHENNLYKKMEDAELVLRFFALRHVEDFRRGMEGFLDLYMMKSLNFSDEDIEILKNIFIETINLVHQIYSNNLFKPFDPNTDTWKENAYKAYYDAVMVGFSRHLANANILVDRKLIVIEETQKLFRKDTSKIFTGGGRTQSDIKERIRLFDEMLYRVIAG